The genomic segment GTACGCATTGCGCAGCTCGCCGTTCACTTCGATCGGTTCGATCGCGGTAATCGCGCCGTATACGGTCCCGTAGTAGGCCTTGATCCCGGTAATTTCGTTATCGCCGTTTAGCGTCAGCCGGAGCAAATCGCCGTATTCGAGCATTTCGGCCGGCACCGCCTGCAGGTCCTGATCCGAAGCGCCTTCGGGTCCCCGCAATATCGTCGCGCCGTCCGCGAGCTTCAGCTCGACGGCGCTCGCATATTCGCCGATCTCCGGGTCCTGCGACTGGATCGCGATTGATTCTCCCGATGCCGAGACGCCGTACATTTTGGCCTCGAATGCGGCAGGATATTGCTTGACCGCGTCCCCCGGCGCCGTCAACGCGAACGTGACATGACCGCCCGATACCGCCACGGCGCCTGCATCCCCGGCCTGCGCAGGCTTAAGCTCGTACTGCCCCTCGCCAAGATCGGCCGCTTGGTAATGGGAGGCGGTCGCTCCGGTCAGCGTAACGGAAACTTGCGTCTCGGCGTCTGCCGCGAGCCCGATTCGGACGGAATCGCCTGCCTCGTACAAGGTCGCGCGGACGACGGCCTCCGGACTGCCGGCGTCGAGCGACATCGGGTAATCCCCCAATTGGCCGTAGCCCTTGACCACGAACTTGGCGGGAAGCAGCTGCGACATGGCCGCCAGCAGCGCCCTATACGCGCTTCCATAGTAGCCTTTGTCGTATTGCTCCTTGATCGTTTGATAGACGCCGGTCTGTCCCGCTTGCCCTGCATATTGGTCGAGCAGGCGCTCGACGTCGGCACGGTAGGTCACCCACAAATTTCTCTCCCGGAGCTGCTTCAGCGTATATTGAAAACCGTTCATATGACCGCTTGCTTCGCTCAGCGCCGCCGAGATCTGAATGCCGGACAGCGCTACCCAATTGTCCAGACTGGCGACGCTCGGCGAATAGAACCGGATCCGGACATAGGCCACGTCGCTCGCCGGATCGATCTGATCTCTGGCTTCTACGTGCGCCGTCGATCTGAAGCCGTACACGGTACCCGCGACCGACAGATCGCTTAGCGTAGCGCCCGCCCATACCTCGATCTTGCAGCCGCCGCACAGCTCGTGCAGATTGCGGCCCGTCAGATCGACGAGCAGGCCGTCGGACAGGGGAACGCCCTGATTGTCGACTTTGAACGTCAGGTATCCGCCGCCGGCGTCGGCCGTATCCGCGCTTGCGACATAATGCTCCTGCAGCAGGCTCCGCTTGACATGGTTCACTTCGACCAGCGTAGCCGACGGCGTCAGCGACAGTTCGTCCGAGAACTGATAATCGACCGCGACCTTCCCGTAAGAAGGCGTTACGTAAGGCGCGTCGATGTCTCCGTCGGCGGCGCGGACGATGCTGTCGTCGCCGCTCCGGAAGTTATAGATCGTCGAATGATCCGCTCCGAATGCGTAGGCTTGCGGCAAAAATCCAAAATCCTGCATCGCGCTCCGCTCCGCATTGACGTCCGCGAATTTGCCTCTGGCGGCTATATAGCTCAGGTAGCGCTCGTCGAGCAGATCGTCCCACTCCCCGCCGTAGCGAATCGCTTCGACCATGTGCGACTCCCATAACGCCCGGTTCTCCTCCAGCGCAGGGTACTTGGCATTGGGGAAAATATGCGTAAACGCATTTTCGATCAATTGGCTGTCGGGATACGACACTTGGCCATTGTTTACGACGATCGCATTGTGCCCGTAGCCGTCCGCCATCGCCTGCGCCGTGTCCGATATATAATCGGTCATGTTTTTGGCGAGCCATCTAAGCTCCTGGACGGACAGTCCATCGGCCGGGTTCAGCGTCACGCCGTCCGCAGCCGCCGCGGCGATGACTTCGGGACCGAAATCTCCGGCGCCTTGCGGGGAGGGGTTCAAGGCAAAGTACGGCCAATACCACGGTTCGTTCTCGGTAAATACGACGATCGGGGGCAGCGTTTCGCCTTCCGCCTTCATTTCTCCCGTCCGCTGCGACAAGTACGACGTCACGTCCCTGATCTTTTCCTCTCGGACTTCATTGTAATGGGCGTTGTTCATCGTCAGCCATGGCGTGTTACCGAATACGTTGGGCGTCGTCAGCTTCCATTGGCCGCGGCCGTCCGAGTTCAGCGGATCGTACACGACCTGCTGATACGGCAGATCCCGCCAATAGCCGCCCAGCCCGTCTGGTCCCGTCGGCGTGCCGTCCCACCAGGCGTCGACACTCAGATGGATCGGCAGGCCGGAATCGGCGGACAACCGGATCAGGTAATCCAGACGGCGCTTCATTTCCGCGCTGCTCCAGTGCATATAAAGGATATCGAAGACAACTGATATCCGGTACATGTCGTAGTTGGCATAGGTTTCCTTGAGTCCGTTCAAAAGCGCAAGGTCGGCCGCATAATCGTTCCAGCTGATATTCGGTTTAAACAGCCCGACCGTCATCGGCCGGTAAATTTGCTCGTCCGCCAGCAGATCGGCATAGTTGCTGTAAGCCCACACTTTTGAGAAATGGACCCGCGTCTGCGTCTCATTGCGCAAGGTCAGCGTGACCGACGAGGCGTTGCCCACCGCCGCAGCGCTCAGCTCGATAAAATAGTGGTTCGGTCCCGCGGAAGCTTCGCGATACGTTCTGAAGTAGACTTCCTGTCCGTTCGCGAGTACGGTATAGGCGAACGCTTCCGGATTGCGCGTATGAATCTCCTCGATCTCCACGGTTGCCGGCGCGTTCGGCGCAAGGCCATGGAGCGTGAAGGCGATGGTCGAGCCTGCGCCTTCCATGTAGCGAACCTCGTAGGTGTCGCTGAGCTCGCCGACATTCGTCTGGAGCTCGGTCGTGCCTCCGCCCCCGGTCGCGACCAGATCGGCGTCTTCCTCCTCGTCCGCCTGCGCGAACGCGAGCGCCGACACCTTGGCGGGGAGCGTCTCCTGACCGGACGGAACGTCGGATCCCGCTCCGTTGCCGCCGGTCTGGAGACCGGCCGTTCCGCCTTGCGATGCCGACTGGCG from the Cohnella hashimotonis genome contains:
- a CDS encoding S-layer homology domain-containing protein, coding for MFRKWMSCLCIVAVLASGFAGLWTSGRTFAQQAEATPLGTQPGSDAAGHWAEKALRKWQAYGIVSGYPDGSLKPDRQLTRAEFIVMLDRVFRFDGGSGAPFKDVPQTAYYSKALAGAFAAGFAGGTGNGLFMPDRPITREEAAKLVALAFDVEPDTSEAKAPEDGEQIAAWARPSVAAMLGRGYMTGRGLDRFEPKAGMTRAEMIQVLDNVVDRMIGTEGLSDTTVQGNAVVNHAPVRLQNLVVEGDLLLAPGVREGAVSLDHVTVKGRVLVQGSPAAGIAIKDSQLAVVQIAAPKTKLSLAAVKVDRLRMLQSAADSVISQDDATSIGKLDNEALRVEFRQSASQGGTAGLQTGGNGAGSDVPSGQETLPAKVSALAFAQADEEEDADLVATGGGGTTELQTNVGELSDTYEVRYMEGAGSTIAFTLHGLAPNAPATVEIEEIHTRNPEAFAYTVLANGQEVYFRTYREASAGPNHYFIELSAAAVGNASSVTLTLRNETQTRVHFSKVWAYSNYADLLADEQIYRPMTVGLFKPNISWNDYAADLALLNGLKETYANYDMYRISVVFDILYMHWSSAEMKRRLDYLIRLSADSGLPIHLSVDAWWDGTPTGPDGLGGYWRDLPYQQVVYDPLNSDGRGQWKLTTPNVFGNTPWLTMNNAHYNEVREEKIRDVTSYLSQRTGEMKAEGETLPPIVVFTENEPWYWPYFALNPSPQGAGDFGPEVIAAAAADGVTLNPADGLSVQELRWLAKNMTDYISDTAQAMADGYGHNAIVVNNGQVSYPDSQLIENAFTHIFPNAKYPALEENRALWESHMVEAIRYGGEWDDLLDERYLSYIAARGKFADVNAERSAMQDFGFLPQAYAFGADHSTIYNFRSGDDSIVRAADGDIDAPYVTPSYGKVAVDYQFSDELSLTPSATLVEVNHVKRSLLQEHYVASADTADAGGGYLTFKVDNQGVPLSDGLLVDLTGRNLHELCGGCKIEVWAGATLSDLSVAGTVYGFRSTAHVEARDQIDPASDVAYVRIRFYSPSVASLDNWVALSGIQISAALSEASGHMNGFQYTLKQLRERNLWVTYRADVERLLDQYAGQAGQTGVYQTIKEQYDKGYYGSAYRALLAAMSQLLPAKFVVKGYGQLGDYPMSLDAGSPEAVVRATLYEAGDSVRIGLAADAETQVSVTLTGATASHYQAADLGEGQYELKPAQAGDAGAVAVSGGHVTFALTAPGDAVKQYPAAFEAKMYGVSASGESIAIQSQDPEIGEYASAVELKLADGATILRGPEGASDQDLQAVPAEMLEYGDLLRLTLNGDNEITGIKAYYGTVYGAITAIEPIEVNGELRNAYMELRDSQNHVYRFELGQDSQFKSPRATGVSLFMAQIDDWGFKDGDEVTVRYSPYVTSGREKRLLEISETYDSLLNENFEDGSETWRNRAYVVQNVIETRLDSNIQDRVLRPSDISQPGIVEWKFESAAPFTLAAIQYSGRAILGSTVEWEISSSGSSGSWQKVGEIANNSDNNNYNQLRDIKLDLGSMNTSTLYVRVVMSTNTSDTWASLNSMRFTVLQAGARQLDSAVLALGSGAVFTGQDVPLSLSAAYDTGAAVNLEEAKVAYSWDNEAMFVRSAGGVRAVQPGTGTIRAYVSVNGVVVASNSVAVTVAAQALDHFELSTADRMMGLGDTYGIGITVYNDQDYVLHSSLYAATFASSDGAVASVSANGTLTAVAYGSAVITVQVDFENTSLVRTFNVTVARPVALVDEDFQSLPAGPVAAGDIGAYEVVQLQNELLHESLPNMGLTGTPDGAGGKQDGYVIYKLDSTDADGFKKLELLYSGRTLYIDDNRIADIRFYAGTSTSGMTQVGSLPTSAAGNYDTIRSLDLTSVAQGQTTVYLKIDIHAVAYTWGFLNSVKVVDYATEA